One genomic window of Legionella jordanis includes the following:
- a CDS encoding aromatic amino acid transport family protein has protein sequence MDSRSIGGILLITGTSIGAGMLGLPIAAANIPWVTKAYIRPYLPQFLSY, from the coding sequence ATGGATTCTAGATCCATAGGCGGTATTTTATTAATTACAGGAACTTCCATTGGTGCTGGTATGTTGGGATTACCCATTGCAGCTGCAAATATTCCTTGGGTTACCAAGGCATATATTCGTCCTTATCTTCCTCAGTTTCTATCCTATTAG